A genomic window from Mesosutterella faecium includes:
- a CDS encoding IS1634 family transposase gives MDSSENASGKMNFSTYTDKQGRTYVYTYRNKWDPKKHQSRIAERHHVGRLDPQTRQVRVGKAFLALHPEYAGRDWYWAGNSLVSAQDVGEAEPQEPASDEGWEQNETVSMGCTWAAREYCILHGIRDDLKSVFGADLAEKLMDLAIFQFDAGQAMMLYSDWLSGVYLPGARPLSSQRISEVLEQVDRDKLKAYFKLRFKRSAEEARQRSALIKASLKPGSYVPPQMLALDSTSISTYSETIRDAAYGHAKQNPELRQVNLAFVCDYVTGEAVFAHIYEGSINDAASFREILFQMRDEGIELDKMLLVTDRGYSSIMNTQKSLELNLRFVQGVRVVEDSVKRKFDKHRKDFEKPACQSGLLEVAAVTAPDAEWRSNRQDVKVALHLYRNNIRAAKESFDLLKAIEKALKKKNERRSVDSQAWQDVKNFLTCTKDDSGRPVWKPDYEAIEKETRYYGCFVIRTNEIADPFAALEIYRERNVVEQSFDQFKNEIHGDRIRSTDSTYIGRLFIYILAQTLRTRMSFSARAQTQSNSDLKLPGNSLTLALAKLRNVQATKLKTHNKWVSQQLAKKHRDLFTMLGLPVPPRVLKD, from the coding sequence ATGGATTCTTCTGAAAACGCCTCCGGCAAAATGAACTTTTCCACTTACACGGACAAACAGGGAAGGACCTATGTCTACACCTACCGCAACAAGTGGGATCCAAAGAAACATCAGTCGCGCATTGCGGAGCGGCATCATGTCGGCAGGCTGGATCCGCAGACCCGCCAAGTCCGTGTGGGAAAAGCCTTTCTTGCCCTTCATCCGGAATACGCTGGCAGGGACTGGTACTGGGCTGGAAACTCACTGGTCAGCGCACAGGACGTCGGAGAAGCGGAGCCGCAGGAACCGGCTTCCGATGAAGGCTGGGAGCAGAACGAGACCGTTTCCATGGGCTGCACCTGGGCGGCCCGGGAATACTGCATTCTCCACGGCATCAGGGATGACCTGAAGTCCGTGTTTGGCGCGGATCTTGCTGAAAAGCTCATGGATCTGGCCATCTTCCAGTTCGACGCCGGCCAGGCCATGATGCTCTACAGCGACTGGCTCTCAGGGGTTTATCTGCCGGGGGCCCGGCCTTTGTCCAGCCAGAGAATTTCCGAAGTTCTGGAACAGGTGGACCGCGACAAGCTCAAGGCCTATTTCAAGCTCCGCTTCAAACGCTCTGCCGAGGAAGCCCGGCAGCGCAGCGCCCTGATCAAAGCCTCGCTCAAGCCCGGCAGCTATGTCCCGCCGCAAATGCTGGCCCTGGACAGCACGAGCATCTCCACCTACTCCGAGACGATCAGAGACGCCGCCTACGGTCATGCCAAACAGAACCCGGAACTCAGGCAGGTCAATCTCGCCTTCGTCTGCGACTACGTCACCGGAGAGGCAGTCTTCGCCCACATTTACGAGGGGTCCATCAATGACGCGGCCTCTTTCCGTGAAATCCTTTTTCAGATGCGGGACGAAGGCATTGAACTGGACAAGATGCTCCTTGTCACGGACCGCGGCTACAGCAGCATCATGAACACCCAGAAATCCCTGGAGCTGAACCTGCGGTTCGTCCAGGGCGTGCGGGTCGTCGAGGACTCGGTCAAACGAAAGTTTGACAAACACAGGAAGGATTTTGAAAAACCTGCCTGCCAGTCCGGTCTGCTGGAGGTTGCCGCCGTCACCGCGCCTGACGCCGAATGGCGCTCCAACCGCCAGGACGTCAAGGTTGCCCTCCATCTCTACAGAAACAACATCCGGGCAGCAAAGGAATCTTTTGACCTGCTCAAGGCCATCGAGAAAGCCTTGAAAAAGAAGAATGAAAGGCGTTCTGTCGACAGCCAGGCCTGGCAGGACGTTAAAAATTTTCTGACCTGCACAAAGGATGACTCAGGACGTCCGGTATGGAAGCCTGACTACGAAGCAATCGAAAAGGAAACGCGCTATTACGGCTGCTTTGTCATCCGCACCAATGAGATTGCGGATCCTTTCGCCGCTTTGGAAATTTATCGGGAAAGGAATGTGGTCGAGCAGTCCTTTGACCAGTTTAAAAACGAAATCCACGGCGACAGGATCCGCTCGACGGACAGCACCTACATCGGCCGGCTGTTCATTTACATCCTCGCGCAGACCCTCAGGACCAGGATGTCCTTCAGTGCTAGGGCTCAGACTCAAAGCAATTCTGATCTGAAGCTCCCGGGCAATTCCCTGACCCTCGCACTGGCCAAACTCAGGAACGTCCAGGCCACCAAGCTGAAGACTCACAACAAATGGGTCAGCCAGCAGTTAGCAAAAAAGCATCGTGATTTGTTCACGATGCTTGGTCTGCCCGTTCCTCCCAGGGTTCTTAAAGACTAG